In bacterium, a single window of DNA contains:
- the pyk gene encoding pyruvate kinase — protein sequence MLKKALLLIFCSQARLFAFARRIRDYYFFRRFRISLFRRFVILRRARIACTIGPACRDGGVIEKMALAGMDVARINMSHGSHESHAEAIAEIRSVSARIGREIAVLLDLSGPKIRLGEFPEPVLLHSGDEITLTTEEVKGERGVLPVRYPLLTKELREGDSLSLIDGLIQLKVLAVGVMELRALVLHGGTVSSFKGVNLPTGGEGFPALTKKDIADLRFGLREGVDWVSMSFVRAAEDAGEARKIMAEQKSQARLMAKIEKRQALRNLDAIIEKFDGIMVARGDLGVEVPLEELPGHQKRIIKKANLAAKPVVTATQMLLSMVANPTPTRAEVTDVANAIADGTDAVMLSEETAVGKDPVKAVEVMAAIADKAEELKEFGGQKPIYAGVSAKPAEAIARASFAVAVETGAKIIITPTTSGSTARLISASRPSQPILALSTLPQTVRALALSWGVTPMLTPEPEDTDALLEQCRAKALESGLAAPGDLAIVTAGLPLNEAGTTNLLKIIRL from the coding sequence ATTCTAAAAAAAGCCCTCCTTTTGATTTTTTGCTCCCAAGCGCGGCTTTTTGCTTTCGCGCGGCGAATTAGAGACTATTATTTTTTTCGCCGGTTTCGTATTTCACTCTTTCGGAGGTTTGTCATTTTGAGAAGAGCCAGGATTGCCTGCACCATAGGCCCAGCGTGCAGGGACGGGGGCGTAATAGAGAAAATGGCCCTGGCGGGGATGGACGTGGCGCGAATAAACATGAGCCACGGGAGCCACGAATCCCATGCGGAGGCGATAGCCGAAATCCGGAGCGTCTCCGCCCGCATAGGCAGGGAGATTGCGGTTCTCCTCGATCTTTCAGGCCCAAAGATACGCCTCGGCGAGTTCCCCGAGCCAGTCCTTCTCCACTCAGGCGACGAGATTACCCTTACAACCGAAGAGGTAAAGGGGGAAAGGGGTGTTTTGCCCGTGCGTTACCCCCTCCTCACGAAAGAACTCCGGGAGGGCGACAGCCTAAGCCTCATAGACGGCCTCATACAGCTCAAGGTTCTTGCCGTAGGCGTCATGGAACTTCGCGCGCTGGTGCTCCACGGAGGGACGGTCTCCAGCTTCAAGGGAGTGAATCTGCCCACCGGCGGCGAAGGGTTTCCCGCGCTGACGAAAAAGGATATCGCCGATCTGCGCTTCGGCCTTCGTGAAGGGGTCGACTGGGTCAGCATGAGCTTTGTGCGCGCCGCCGAAGACGCCGGCGAAGCCAGAAAGATAATGGCCGAACAAAAGAGTCAGGCGCGCCTCATGGCCAAGATTGAAAAGCGCCAGGCCCTCAGGAATCTCGACGCGATAATTGAAAAATTCGACGGGATAATGGTGGCCCGCGGGGATTTGGGGGTAGAGGTTCCCCTTGAGGAACTGCCCGGCCATCAGAAGAGGATAATAAAGAAGGCCAACCTCGCGGCGAAGCCGGTGGTGACCGCGACCCAGATGCTTCTTTCGATGGTCGCGAACCCGACCCCCACGAGGGCGGAGGTTACCGACGTGGCAAACGCCATCGCCGACGGAACCGACGCGGTGATGCTCTCGGAGGAGACCGCCGTGGGAAAAGACCCGGTAAAGGCCGTAGAGGTGATGGCGGCGATAGCCGACAAGGCCGAGGAACTGAAAGAATTTGGCGGACAAAAGCCGATCTACGCGGGGGTCAGCGCCAAACCGGCGGAGGCGATAGCCCGCGCCTCCTTCGCCGTCGCCGTCGAGACGGGTGCGAAAATAATCATAACCCCGACAACCAGCGGCTCCACGGCGAGGCTGATTTCCGCCAGCCGTCCCTCCCAGCCCATACTCGCCCTCAGCACCCTTCCCCAGACGGTGCGCGCCCTCGCGCTCTCCTGGGGGGTGACGCCGATGCTCACTCCCGAGCCCGAAGACACCGACGCCCTCTTGGAGCAGTGCCGCGCCAAGGCCCTCGAAAGCGGCCTCGCCGCTCCCGGCGACCTGGCAATAGTCACCGCGGGCCTTCCCCTCAACGAAGCCGGTACGACCAATCTGCTGAAGATTATACGACTCTAG
- the topA gene encoding type I DNA topoisomerase — translation MGKSLLIVESPAKARTIKRYLGKSFDVEASVGHVKDLPKSTLGVDIEHGFQPQYGVIRGKGKVIATLKKAASEADVIYLAPDPDREGEAIAWHIFEEIAPKEGGAPVYRVMIHEITKKGVEEALSHPLKLNEDRYNAQQARRILDRLVGYQISPILWRKVKRGLSAGRVQSVALRLIVEREAEIKAFVPEEYWNLRALLDGGMPPQFTARLTKIDSKKAKIAGAEDARIAKEEIEKQKFILSSIEKKSQKRNPSPPFITSTIQREASLKLRFSTKKTMMIAQRLYEGVDVEGQPVGLITYMRTDSTRISNDAVADCRDYIKSAYGEANLPEKPLVYQIRKGAQDAHEAIRPTSMNYPPETVKQFLDKDQYLLYKLIWDRFVSCQMKPALYDRTVFDITAGRYELRATGSILRFKGFMSLYVEGLEGGAEEDESDEGRVLPDLREGQELRLEKAETTQHFTQPPPRFSESSLVKELEEKGIGRPSTYAAILSTIRDKGYVEFEERRFYPTDLGVIVCELLVASFPKVFDAGFTASMEEDLDNVEAGKRDWRELLKDFYGPFSKSLAIAEEGMENVRARAEVTDIACDRCQNPMVIKWGKNGFFLACSNYPACKNAKGFTRKPDGTIEISEGENLGEPCPECGSNLLIRQGRRGRFIACTNYPTCRYTRPVGTGVPCPGEEGAVCEGELVEKQSKTGRVFYACNKWPGCKYALWDRPISRECPDCRSPFLVEKVTQRGTMIRCPKKGCGYKENQE, via the coding sequence ATGGGAAAATCTCTTCTAATAGTGGAAAGCCCGGCGAAAGCGCGAACGATAAAGCGCTATCTGGGAAAGAGTTTTGACGTCGAAGCCTCGGTCGGCCACGTAAAGGACCTGCCGAAATCGACGCTCGGAGTGGACATAGAGCACGGCTTCCAGCCCCAGTACGGCGTCATACGCGGCAAGGGGAAGGTAATAGCCACCCTGAAGAAGGCCGCCTCCGAAGCCGACGTAATCTATCTCGCGCCTGACCCCGACCGCGAGGGCGAGGCTATAGCCTGGCACATCTTCGAGGAGATAGCCCCCAAGGAGGGCGGCGCGCCCGTCTACCGGGTGATGATCCACGAGATAACCAAAAAAGGCGTGGAGGAAGCCCTCTCCCACCCCCTGAAGCTTAACGAGGATCGCTACAACGCCCAGCAGGCGCGAAGGATACTCGACAGGCTGGTCGGCTACCAGATAAGCCCGATACTCTGGAGGAAGGTCAAGCGCGGCCTCTCCGCGGGCAGGGTGCAGTCGGTGGCTCTTCGCCTCATCGTCGAGCGCGAGGCCGAGATAAAGGCCTTCGTGCCCGAAGAGTACTGGAACCTGAGGGCCCTTCTCGACGGCGGGATGCCGCCGCAGTTCACGGCGCGGCTCACGAAAATCGACTCCAAAAAGGCGAAAATTGCCGGGGCCGAGGACGCCCGCATCGCCAAAGAGGAGATCGAGAAGCAGAAATTCATCCTCTCCTCGATCGAGAAAAAGAGCCAGAAGCGCAACCCCTCGCCGCCTTTCATCACCTCTACCATACAGCGCGAAGCGTCGCTCAAGCTTCGCTTCTCGACGAAAAAGACGATGATGATCGCCCAGCGCCTTTATGAGGGCGTGGACGTGGAAGGGCAGCCGGTCGGCCTAATCACCTACATGCGTACCGATTCTACCCGCATTTCCAACGACGCGGTAGCCGACTGCCGCGACTATATCAAGTCCGCCTACGGGGAGGCTAACCTGCCCGAAAAACCCCTTGTCTACCAGATACGGAAGGGCGCGCAGGACGCCCACGAGGCGATACGCCCGACCTCGATGAACTACCCGCCGGAGACGGTCAAGCAGTTCCTCGACAAGGACCAGTACCTCCTCTACAAGCTCATCTGGGACCGCTTCGTATCCTGCCAGATGAAGCCCGCCCTCTACGACCGCACCGTCTTCGACATAACGGCCGGGCGTTACGAGCTTCGCGCCACCGGCTCGATCCTTCGCTTCAAGGGGTTTATGTCCCTCTACGTCGAGGGGCTGGAGGGCGGTGCAGAGGAGGACGAATCCGACGAGGGAAGGGTCCTTCCCGACCTCAGGGAAGGGCAGGAACTCCGGCTCGAAAAGGCCGAGACAACGCAGCACTTCACTCAGCCTCCTCCGCGCTTCTCGGAATCCTCGCTGGTCAAGGAGCTTGAGGAGAAGGGTATAGGACGTCCCTCGACCTACGCGGCCATTCTCTCCACCATCCGCGACAAGGGGTACGTGGAGTTTGAGGAAAGGCGCTTTTACCCGACCGATCTGGGGGTGATCGTCTGCGAGCTTCTGGTCGCCAGCTTCCCCAAGGTCTTCGACGCGGGGTTCACCGCCTCGATGGAAGAGGACCTCGACAACGTAGAGGCGGGAAAGCGCGACTGGCGCGAGCTTCTGAAGGATTTCTACGGCCCCTTCAGCAAGTCACTGGCGATAGCCGAAGAGGGGATGGAGAACGTCCGCGCCCGCGCGGAGGTTACCGACATCGCTTGCGACCGCTGCCAGAACCCGATGGTGATAAAGTGGGGCAAGAACGGCTTTTTCCTCGCCTGCTCTAACTACCCCGCCTGCAAGAACGCGAAGGGTTTCACCAGAAAGCCCGACGGCACGATAGAGATCAGCGAGGGCGAAAACCTCGGTGAGCCCTGCCCCGAATGCGGCTCAAACCTCCTGATACGCCAGGGAAGGCGGGGTCGCTTCATCGCCTGCACCAATTATCCCACCTGCCGCTACACCCGTCCTGTGGGCACCGGAGTGCCCTGCCCCGGCGAGGAGGGCGCGGTGTGCGAAGGCGAGCTGGTCGAAAAACAGTCGAAAACCGGGCGAGTCTTTTACGCCTGCAACAAGTGGCCGGGGTGCAAGTACGCCCTCTGGGACCGCCCCATCTCCCGCGAGTGTCCCGACTGCCGGAGCCCCTTCCTCGTCGAAAAGGTCACCCAGCGAGGAACTATGATTCGCTGCCCGAAGAAGGGGTGCGGATATAAGGAAAACCAGGAATAA
- the dprA gene encoding DNA-protecting protein DprA: MDVEGIIETVALRFVEGLGDRNFRLLLDRFGSPGAVLRASWEEMQSTGIDPRIPKFTLGAAELDFAEKLVTRVREAGYWIVRYGGPGYPEKLGEIYDPPAVLYGAGIFPEDEFAIGVVGSRRATPHGLSVARKLGEELGRAGVTVVSGMAEGIDTAAHLGALEGGGKTIAVFGSGIDVYYPSFNAGLAERIFSGGGATISEHPLGGAPEARNFPRRNRIISGLCQGVVVVEAAKRSGSLVTARLALEQGREVFAVPGLAGSESARGANDLLRNGARLVESAKDIFDEFGLCVATSKERRKVSARFPEKGTSAGKIYSALEDAPVDIDTIAKRAGESPGATASALMELLLDGLVREWPGKRFSRSVN; encoded by the coding sequence ATGGACGTTGAGGGCATAATCGAAACCGTGGCCCTTCGGTTCGTCGAGGGGCTTGGCGACAGGAACTTCCGGCTTCTGCTGGACCGCTTCGGCTCGCCGGGCGCTGTGCTTCGCGCCTCGTGGGAAGAAATGCAAAGCACCGGAATCGACCCTCGGATTCCGAAGTTCACCCTGGGCGCGGCCGAGCTGGATTTCGCCGAAAAGCTGGTAACCAGAGTCCGCGAGGCCGGGTACTGGATAGTGCGCTACGGCGGGCCGGGATACCCCGAAAAACTGGGGGAAATTTACGATCCCCCCGCAGTTCTGTACGGGGCTGGTATATTTCCCGAAGACGAGTTCGCCATCGGCGTGGTGGGAAGCCGCAGGGCGACCCCCCACGGACTCTCGGTGGCGAGAAAGCTCGGAGAAGAGCTCGGCCGGGCCGGGGTTACGGTTGTGAGCGGCATGGCCGAGGGGATAGACACCGCCGCCCATCTGGGAGCTCTGGAAGGCGGCGGCAAGACGATTGCTGTTTTCGGCTCCGGAATTGACGTGTACTATCCTTCTTTCAACGCCGGGCTCGCCGAGAGGATTTTTTCCGGGGGCGGCGCGACGATAAGCGAACACCCTCTCGGAGGCGCGCCCGAGGCCAGAAACTTTCCCCGGCGCAACAGGATAATAAGCGGCCTTTGCCAGGGAGTCGTGGTCGTAGAGGCGGCAAAGAGGAGCGGCTCTCTGGTCACCGCGCGGCTCGCGCTGGAGCAGGGCAGGGAGGTTTTCGCCGTTCCCGGTCTCGCCGGGTCCGAATCGGCGAGGGGCGCGAACGACCTTCTCAGAAACGGCGCGAGGCTGGTTGAGAGCGCGAAGGATATCTTCGACGAATTCGGCCTCTGCGTAGCCACCTCCAAAGAAAGAAGGAAAGTCTCCGCCCGTTTTCCCGAAAAGGGAACGAGCGCCGGGAAGATTTACTCCGCCCTGGAAGACGCCCCGGTGGATATCGACACAATAGCCAAAAGAGCCGGGGAATCGCCCGGTGCGACCGCCTCCGCGCTGATGGAATTACTACTTGACGGGCTCGTACGGGAATGGCCCGGAAAACGGTTCAGCCGTTCTGTGAATTAA
- the priA gene encoding primosomal protein N' — protein sequence MELYARVAVELPLRETYHYLIPDDLLTLAAVGARVAVDFGARRVQGFIVALDTASPVEKKRLKPLREILDPVPPLTPGLVTLAEWVSSYYHHPLGETLATFLPPAARAETRPSYIASGEGEGEGELSESGKALLGKIAQKEGGVPLPAWNAQRKPFEELLKKGYLKRVWKVTAPAAPKGARWCLLSPGAPDPASLDARSGRLAALLDLLREGPLTAEAVRGASIPPGTVERAVKKGWVSLLDSPPLAEEAHTLGYGGESAFEPTPEQAEALLAIGEALEKGEYKNFLLWGITGSGKTEVYIRAVEAALAAGKSALVLVPEIALTPQLLGRFASRLGDRMALLHSGLGERERGLQWKAVRSGAAKVVVGTRSAVFAPLENLGLIVVDEEHDPSYKQAEGLRYNAKHVAMVRAREAGAVVLLGSATPDLETWLAAQEGRCQPLRLPLRASGAQLPSVELVDIRDEEKRLGRRVLVSERLKNAVAEAIGRGEQALIFLNRRGFSSSLFCPECEEAVRCKKCSVPMTLHRRGKTGALVCHYCGKTARPPSVCPHCEMSELVALGAGTQKIEEEIALLWPQARALRLDRDSAGDRGGLDILRSFMRREADILVGTQMVVKGHHFPGLTVVGVLSADDALHFADFRAGERTFQTLTQVAGRAGRDSRKGSVYIQTRNPHHPVLQAVKSGDYEDFASAELEMRKLAGFSPYRRLALVRVTGPGESETFAAAKLIAGWLGRHNTRSGVDILGPAPAPVAMVRGRWRFNILLRSPGRETGGLQSLVRALLGDPAGKPGGDISVQVDIDPLRMA from the coding sequence ATGGAACTCTACGCCCGCGTCGCCGTCGAACTCCCCCTTCGCGAAACTTACCACTACCTTATACCGGACGACCTCCTTACCCTCGCGGCGGTCGGCGCGCGTGTGGCGGTCGATTTCGGCGCGCGACGGGTTCAGGGATTTATAGTCGCCCTCGACACGGCCTCCCCCGTCGAAAAAAAGCGCCTGAAACCCCTCCGCGAAATTCTCGACCCCGTCCCTCCGCTGACTCCCGGACTCGTGACCCTCGCCGAATGGGTGTCCTCCTACTATCACCATCCCCTCGGAGAGACCCTCGCGACCTTTCTGCCCCCCGCCGCCAGAGCCGAGACGAGGCCCTCCTATATAGCCTCCGGCGAGGGCGAGGGAGAGGGCGAACTCTCAGAGAGCGGGAAAGCTCTCCTCGGAAAGATAGCCCAAAAGGAGGGGGGAGTACCCCTTCCCGCCTGGAACGCGCAGAGAAAACCCTTCGAGGAACTCCTGAAAAAGGGGTACCTGAAGAGGGTATGGAAGGTGACCGCCCCTGCCGCTCCGAAGGGGGCGCGCTGGTGCCTGCTCTCACCGGGAGCGCCGGACCCGGCAAGTCTCGATGCCCGGAGCGGACGCCTCGCGGCGCTTTTGGACCTCCTGCGGGAAGGCCCCCTCACGGCTGAGGCGGTGCGCGGAGCCTCTATTCCTCCGGGGACGGTGGAACGCGCCGTCAAAAAGGGGTGGGTTTCCCTCCTCGATTCTCCGCCCCTCGCCGAGGAGGCGCACACCCTTGGCTACGGCGGTGAGTCGGCTTTCGAGCCTACCCCCGAGCAGGCCGAGGCGCTCTTGGCCATAGGCGAAGCGCTGGAAAAGGGTGAATATAAAAATTTTCTCCTCTGGGGCATAACGGGAAGCGGAAAGACCGAGGTTTACATAAGGGCCGTGGAAGCCGCGCTGGCCGCGGGGAAGAGCGCGCTGGTGCTGGTGCCGGAGATAGCGCTCACCCCGCAGCTTCTCGGCCGCTTCGCGTCGCGCCTCGGTGACAGGATGGCCCTTTTGCACAGCGGCCTCGGCGAGCGCGAGCGGGGCCTCCAGTGGAAGGCGGTAAGGTCCGGTGCGGCGAAAGTGGTGGTCGGCACGCGCTCGGCGGTCTTCGCCCCCCTCGAAAACCTCGGCCTCATCGTGGTGGACGAAGAGCACGACCCCAGCTACAAGCAGGCGGAAGGGCTTCGCTACAACGCCAAGCACGTTGCGATGGTCCGGGCGAGGGAGGCTGGCGCGGTCGTCCTCCTCGGCTCGGCGACCCCCGACCTTGAAACCTGGCTCGCCGCCCAAGAGGGGCGCTGCCAACCGCTCAGACTGCCGCTCCGGGCCTCGGGCGCGCAGCTTCCTTCGGTCGAACTGGTGGACATAAGGGACGAGGAAAAGCGTCTTGGCAGGAGGGTGCTGGTTTCGGAAAGACTAAAAAACGCGGTCGCGGAGGCTATAGGGCGGGGGGAACAGGCGCTTATCTTCCTCAACCGCAGAGGGTTTTCCTCCTCCCTCTTCTGCCCCGAGTGCGAGGAAGCGGTAAGGTGCAAAAAGTGCTCGGTTCCCATGACCCTTCACCGTAGAGGGAAAACAGGGGCGCTGGTCTGCCACTACTGCGGCAAGACTGCGAGGCCGCCCTCGGTCTGCCCCCATTGCGAGATGTCCGAACTGGTCGCCCTCGGGGCGGGAACGCAGAAGATCGAAGAGGAGATAGCGCTACTTTGGCCGCAGGCGAGGGCACTTCGTCTCGACAGGGATTCGGCGGGCGACAGGGGGGGGCTCGATATACTGCGGAGCTTCATGCGCAGGGAGGCCGACATCCTCGTCGGGACGCAGATGGTGGTCAAGGGCCACCACTTCCCCGGCCTTACCGTTGTCGGGGTCCTCAGCGCCGACGACGCCCTCCACTTCGCCGATTTCCGCGCGGGGGAGCGGACCTTCCAGACCCTCACACAGGTGGCGGGGAGGGCCGGGCGCGACTCCAGGAAGGGGAGCGTCTACATACAGACCCGCAATCCCCATCATCCGGTTCTTCAGGCGGTAAAGAGCGGCGATTACGAAGATTTCGCCTCGGCGGAGCTGGAGATGAGAAAGCTGGCGGGGTTTTCTCCGTACCGCAGGCTCGCGCTGGTGCGGGTGACCGGCCCCGGCGAGAGCGAAACCTTCGCGGCGGCGAAACTTATCGCCGGCTGGCTCGGACGCCACAACACCCGGAGCGGGGTGGACATCCTCGGCCCCGCTCCCGCGCCGGTGGCGATGGTGAGGGGGAGATGGCGCTTCAACATACTCCTGCGCTCTCCCGGCAGGGAGACAGGGGGGCTACAGTCCCTCGTGCGGGCGCTGCTCGGCGACCCGGCGGGAAAACCCGGCGGAGATATTTCCGTTCAGGTGGATATTGATCCTCTGCGCATGGCCTGA